The Xenopus tropicalis strain Nigerian chromosome 2, UCB_Xtro_10.0, whole genome shotgun sequence genome window below encodes:
- the LOC100488585 gene encoding proteasomal ATPase-associated factor 1 isoform X5 — MAAAATMLSIQGDWDQVLREAEGEVWVSCRIPGKPTIRVSLTSKGISSDEVPEVTASEEFVVQEVTKVSYLDISSGGDLGVSSSTDQTFKVWETHNTEVKSVLEGHTRDVFSCKFFPSGQEVLSGGLDSLVKVWSVNDGSCLATMKGHRGSILDIAVVADGQNVISSGQDGTARLWDSAQGACIAVVDDSYSPINAIAVAEVGNAVNLGSPKETPSNREVGTEGKLVVLAREDKSLEEVSLHSRQSRWKQGFFCATGKPPQNLRRNHFPETS; from the exons ggaGGCTGAGGGGGAAGTCTGGGTATCGTGCAGGATTCCTG GAAAGCCCACGATACGCGTCAGCCTGACGTCAAAGGGAATAAGTTCTGATGAGGTTCCGGAAGTGACCGCCTCCGAGGAGTTTGTTGTGCAGGAAGTCACCAAG GTCAGCTACTTGGACATCTCCAGCGGAGGGGACCTGGGAGTCTCCAGCAGCACAGATCAGACCTTTAAGGTGTGGGAGACCCATAATACAGAAGTAAAG AGCGTGCTGGAAGGTCACACAAGGGACGTCTTTTCCTGCAAGTTCTTCCCTTCGGGGCAGGAGGTGCTGAGCGGCGGGTTGGATTCGCTGGTGAAGGTCTGGTCCGTTAATGATGGAAGCTGCTTAGCGACGATGAAAGGACACAGAGGAA GTATCCTGGACATAGCTGTTGTGGCCGATGGACAGAATGTCATTTCCTCGGGGCAGGACGGCACGGCTCGGTTATGGGACTCTGCCCAAGGCGCCTGCATAGCTGTGGTCGATGACTCCTACTCTCCTATCAACGCCATCGCTGTGGCCGAGGTTGGAAACGCAGTCAATCTGGGCTCTCCCAAGGAAACTCCTA GTAACAGGGAAGTAGGAACAGAAGGCAAGCTGGTGGTACTGGCCCGAGAGGATAAGTCATTGGAGGAAGTGAGCCTGCACAGCCGCCAATCA CGATGGAAACAGGGGTTCTTCTGCGCCACCGGGAAACCGCCCCAAAATCTCCGCCGTAATCACTTCCCAGAAACAAGCTGA